The Xenopus laevis strain J_2021 chromosome 7S, Xenopus_laevis_v10.1, whole genome shotgun sequence genome includes a window with the following:
- the ing4.S gene encoding inhibitor of growth protein 4 isoform X1, translating to MAAGMYLEHYLDSIENLPFELQRNFQLMRDLDQRTEGQYLNCWFTFKFNFNLKCHIDRLSCQYMSNARSMNSEEKLQLLRQVQEAYGKCKEYGDDKVQLAMQTYEMVDKHIRRLDTDLARFEADLKEKHIESSDYDSCSSKGKKKGRGQKEKKAAKVKSKVKNSDDEAAKITQKKIKLVQTAEYGAPAGNFGKVHPSDVLDMPVDPNEPTYCLCHQVSYGEMIGCDNPDCSIEWFHFACVGLATKPRGKWFCPRCSQERKKK from the exons GTATAGAGAACTTACCCTTCGAACTGCAGAGGAACTTTCAGCTGATGAGAGATCTGGACCAGAGAACAGAAGGTCAGTACCTGAActgctggttcacctttaagttcaatttta ACCTGAAATGTCACATCGACCGCTTGTCCTGCCAGTACATGAGCAACGCTCGCTCCATGAATTCCGAGGAGAAGCTGCAGCTTCTGAGACAAGTGCAAGAGGCTTATGGCAAATGCAAGGAATATGGTGATGACAAAGTACAACTGGCTATGCAGACGTATGAGATG GTAGACAAGCACATCAGAAGGCTGGATACAGACCTTGCACGTTTTGAAGCTGATCTGAAGGAGAAACACATTGAATCAAGTGACTATGACAGTTGCTCCAGCAAAGGCAAAAAGA AAGGCAGAGGACAGAAGGAAAAGAAAGCTGCAAAGGTTAAGTCCAAAGTCAAGAACTCTGATGATGAGGCGGCGAAGATCACTCAGAAGAAAATCAAACTTGTACAGAC GGCCGAGTATGGGGCCCCGGCGGGAAATTTTGGGAAGGTGCACCCATCAGATGTTCTGGACATGCCTGTTGACCCCAATGAGCCCACCTACTGCCTGTGTCACCAGGTCTCCTATGGTGAGATGATCGGCTGTGACAATCCAGAC TGCTCCATTGAATGGTTTCACTTTGCTTGCGTTGGACTTGCCACAAAACCTCGTGGGAAATG GTTTTGCCCACGTTGTTCCCAGGAGCGGAAGAAGAAATAG
- the ing4.S gene encoding inhibitor of growth protein 4 isoform X2, whose protein sequence is MAAGMYLEHYLDSIENLPFELQRNFQLMRDLDQRTEDLKCHIDRLSCQYMSNARSMNSEEKLQLLRQVQEAYGKCKEYGDDKVQLAMQTYEMVDKHIRRLDTDLARFEADLKEKHIESSDYDSCSSKGKKKGRGQKEKKAAKVKSKVKNSDDEAAKITQKKIKLVQTAEYGAPAGNFGKVHPSDVLDMPVDPNEPTYCLCHQVSYGEMIGCDNPDCSIEWFHFACVGLATKPRGKWFCPRCSQERKKK, encoded by the exons GTATAGAGAACTTACCCTTCGAACTGCAGAGGAACTTTCAGCTGATGAGAGATCTGGACCAGAGAACAGAAG ACCTGAAATGTCACATCGACCGCTTGTCCTGCCAGTACATGAGCAACGCTCGCTCCATGAATTCCGAGGAGAAGCTGCAGCTTCTGAGACAAGTGCAAGAGGCTTATGGCAAATGCAAGGAATATGGTGATGACAAAGTACAACTGGCTATGCAGACGTATGAGATG GTAGACAAGCACATCAGAAGGCTGGATACAGACCTTGCACGTTTTGAAGCTGATCTGAAGGAGAAACACATTGAATCAAGTGACTATGACAGTTGCTCCAGCAAAGGCAAAAAGA AAGGCAGAGGACAGAAGGAAAAGAAAGCTGCAAAGGTTAAGTCCAAAGTCAAGAACTCTGATGATGAGGCGGCGAAGATCACTCAGAAGAAAATCAAACTTGTACAGAC GGCCGAGTATGGGGCCCCGGCGGGAAATTTTGGGAAGGTGCACCCATCAGATGTTCTGGACATGCCTGTTGACCCCAATGAGCCCACCTACTGCCTGTGTCACCAGGTCTCCTATGGTGAGATGATCGGCTGTGACAATCCAGAC TGCTCCATTGAATGGTTTCACTTTGCTTGCGTTGGACTTGCCACAAAACCTCGTGGGAAATG GTTTTGCCCACGTTGTTCCCAGGAGCGGAAGAAGAAATAG
- the ing4.S gene encoding inhibitor of growth protein 4 isoform X3 yields the protein MRDLDQRTEGQYLNCWFTFKFNFNLKCHIDRLSCQYMSNARSMNSEEKLQLLRQVQEAYGKCKEYGDDKVQLAMQTYEMVDKHIRRLDTDLARFEADLKEKHIESSDYDSCSSKGKKKGRGQKEKKAAKVKSKVKNSDDEAAKITQKKIKLVQTAEYGAPAGNFGKVHPSDVLDMPVDPNEPTYCLCHQVSYGEMIGCDNPDCSIEWFHFACVGLATKPRGKWFCPRCSQERKKK from the exons ATGAGAGATCTGGACCAGAGAACAGAAGGTCAGTACCTGAActgctggttcacctttaagttcaatttta ACCTGAAATGTCACATCGACCGCTTGTCCTGCCAGTACATGAGCAACGCTCGCTCCATGAATTCCGAGGAGAAGCTGCAGCTTCTGAGACAAGTGCAAGAGGCTTATGGCAAATGCAAGGAATATGGTGATGACAAAGTACAACTGGCTATGCAGACGTATGAGATG GTAGACAAGCACATCAGAAGGCTGGATACAGACCTTGCACGTTTTGAAGCTGATCTGAAGGAGAAACACATTGAATCAAGTGACTATGACAGTTGCTCCAGCAAAGGCAAAAAGA AAGGCAGAGGACAGAAGGAAAAGAAAGCTGCAAAGGTTAAGTCCAAAGTCAAGAACTCTGATGATGAGGCGGCGAAGATCACTCAGAAGAAAATCAAACTTGTACAGAC GGCCGAGTATGGGGCCCCGGCGGGAAATTTTGGGAAGGTGCACCCATCAGATGTTCTGGACATGCCTGTTGACCCCAATGAGCCCACCTACTGCCTGTGTCACCAGGTCTCCTATGGTGAGATGATCGGCTGTGACAATCCAGAC TGCTCCATTGAATGGTTTCACTTTGCTTGCGTTGGACTTGCCACAAAACCTCGTGGGAAATG GTTTTGCCCACGTTGTTCCCAGGAGCGGAAGAAGAAATAG
- the ing4.S gene encoding inhibitor of growth protein 4 isoform X4, protein MRDLDQRTEDLKCHIDRLSCQYMSNARSMNSEEKLQLLRQVQEAYGKCKEYGDDKVQLAMQTYEMVDKHIRRLDTDLARFEADLKEKHIESSDYDSCSSKGKKKGRGQKEKKAAKVKSKVKNSDDEAAKITQKKIKLVQTAEYGAPAGNFGKVHPSDVLDMPVDPNEPTYCLCHQVSYGEMIGCDNPDCSIEWFHFACVGLATKPRGKWFCPRCSQERKKK, encoded by the exons ATGAGAGATCTGGACCAGAGAACAGAAG ACCTGAAATGTCACATCGACCGCTTGTCCTGCCAGTACATGAGCAACGCTCGCTCCATGAATTCCGAGGAGAAGCTGCAGCTTCTGAGACAAGTGCAAGAGGCTTATGGCAAATGCAAGGAATATGGTGATGACAAAGTACAACTGGCTATGCAGACGTATGAGATG GTAGACAAGCACATCAGAAGGCTGGATACAGACCTTGCACGTTTTGAAGCTGATCTGAAGGAGAAACACATTGAATCAAGTGACTATGACAGTTGCTCCAGCAAAGGCAAAAAGA AAGGCAGAGGACAGAAGGAAAAGAAAGCTGCAAAGGTTAAGTCCAAAGTCAAGAACTCTGATGATGAGGCGGCGAAGATCACTCAGAAGAAAATCAAACTTGTACAGAC GGCCGAGTATGGGGCCCCGGCGGGAAATTTTGGGAAGGTGCACCCATCAGATGTTCTGGACATGCCTGTTGACCCCAATGAGCCCACCTACTGCCTGTGTCACCAGGTCTCCTATGGTGAGATGATCGGCTGTGACAATCCAGAC TGCTCCATTGAATGGTTTCACTTTGCTTGCGTTGGACTTGCCACAAAACCTCGTGGGAAATG GTTTTGCCCACGTTGTTCCCAGGAGCGGAAGAAGAAATAG